One segment of Vicinamibacterales bacterium DNA contains the following:
- a CDS encoding CPBP family intramembrane glutamic endopeptidase yields the protein MDRAILVFVAIAYALSIALSLVVGLTGGHASPIAGLGFLSMFIPATAVLVVRFAMGERVSSVGLSRFPLKYLPLVLLMPAVLHAVMLPLTAMLEGGLQWHEWLTPQADGLFHTPESRGWGTMTATGLMGRVVANAGAGILFVSLLAFFEEVGWRAWLLPRLADRMGARRAIVITAVIWAFWHTPFALSGILYIDGMSQAATAMIMPIGQVGAGLVIGWLWLRSESMWLVTIAHGALNSWGQYAFKFMQDFVRADQALVLGVGNVGLLLVGSLLAWQGLASTQRPVAGPLEPEQATARLLSTRQRY from the coding sequence ATGGATCGAGCGATCCTCGTCTTTGTTGCCATCGCATACGCGCTGTCGATCGCTCTCAGTCTCGTCGTTGGTCTTACAGGTGGCCACGCCAGTCCGATCGCCGGCCTCGGGTTTCTCTCGATGTTCATTCCGGCCACCGCCGTGCTCGTCGTCCGGTTCGCCATGGGCGAGAGGGTTTCGTCGGTAGGCTTGAGCCGATTTCCTCTGAAATACCTGCCTCTCGTCTTGCTGATGCCCGCCGTGCTGCACGCTGTCATGCTGCCGTTGACAGCCATGTTGGAAGGTGGCCTGCAATGGCACGAGTGGTTGACGCCGCAGGCGGATGGTCTGTTTCACACGCCGGAGTCGCGTGGGTGGGGAACGATGACGGCAACGGGGCTCATGGGTCGCGTCGTGGCGAACGCGGGCGCTGGCATACTGTTCGTGTCATTGCTGGCCTTCTTTGAAGAAGTCGGTTGGCGAGCATGGCTGCTCCCACGGCTCGCGGATCGGATGGGCGCCCGGCGGGCCATTGTCATCACCGCTGTTATCTGGGCGTTCTGGCATACACCGTTCGCATTGTCCGGCATCCTTTACATCGATGGGATGTCTCAAGCGGCGACGGCGATGATCATGCCGATCGGCCAGGTCGGTGCGGGATTAGTCATTGGATGGCTTTGGCTCCGGTCGGAAAGCATGTGGCTGGTGACCATCGCTCACGGCGCGCTGAATAGTTGGGGGCAGTACGCGTTCAAATTCATGCAGGACTTCGTGAGGGCGGATCAAGCGCTCGTGCTTGGTGTAGGCAATGTGGGATTGCTGCTGGTGGGTAGCCTTTTGGCCTGGCAAGGTCTCGCCTCAACTCAGAGGCCGGTGGCGGGTCCGTTAGAACCCGAGCAGGCTACGGCTCGGCTTCTCTCGACGCGTCAGCGCTATTAG
- a CDS encoding ABC transporter permease, with the protein MGNLGNQMGSLVADLADDTAYAFRGLRRSPGFTIAAVLTLALGIGAATAVFSVINTVLLEPLPYRDSDRLVRIVERAAPANPGSPLLRRTGMSWAEMAEWRKVTTTISDMAFSLTPPITLMPTAAGSARLTGALVSANTFAMLGASARLGRTLDPADEAPGSTVVVISTGAWQRYFQGDPGILGRTITLKTLGPEAGFLDGTPLTIVGVMPASFDFPIPNADYWAPIPEGSPARKWPGGGVMAKLQEGITLAVAVDEANAIGDGLRPKPTSGPMSRALPTGERRFTVEGVKEQVVASSRPALRVIAIAVTAVLLIVCANVAGLLLARGTARQREVAVRLAIGAGRGRILRQFLTESMVLAVIGGVLGAIMAVGFIDLLREFASPHAQGVFQLSFGGAMLPRLHEVGVDLGLLALAMSLAMATALMVGVLPAFRMSRVDHAQVMNYRGAGGQGGARRGDTRARSALVVAQLALATMLLVGAGLLINSFSRLARVDPGWNASGLLTFYLVMPQDYSTARKAALIDALLTELRRQPDAQGVGYTYAGPLLGIVDRLGVFVPAGRTPDEMRDSPDNPQIRAVSYDYLQTVGARLVSGRWFAPSDDAGAPPVIIVNRTVVRRLFNNEDPVGRLVHLDGRMDFPPQQIIGVVEDMRQSRLDAEPAPQMFVDYRQMLALTQARKMPTAGQERLAFGFLSFFVRTDRDPATLMPAVRSVVNRVDSAAGIDAMLPMEQLVASSLTRQRFYALLLGLFALVATVIAAIGIYGVLTYAVGQRTQEIGIRMALGAERGAVLRMVLRHGVVLATVGIGLGLSGAVALTSYLSGMLYDLTPLDLPTYVAVAALFTMVAVVASYLPARRATQVDPVVALRHD; encoded by the coding sequence ATGGGGAATCTAGGGAACCAGATGGGCAGCCTCGTCGCAGACTTGGCTGACGACACGGCGTACGCGTTCCGTGGGCTTCGGCGGAGTCCCGGCTTCACGATTGCCGCGGTCCTCACGCTTGCCCTTGGCATAGGTGCCGCCACAGCGGTGTTCAGCGTCATCAACACCGTGCTGCTCGAGCCGCTGCCGTACCGGGATTCCGATCGCCTGGTGCGAATCGTGGAGCGGGCGGCACCTGCGAATCCTGGCTCGCCGCTGCTACGCCGAACCGGCATGTCGTGGGCCGAGATGGCGGAATGGCGGAAGGTCACCACCACCATCTCGGACATGGCGTTCAGCCTGACGCCCCCGATCACATTGATGCCGACAGCGGCCGGTTCCGCACGACTGACCGGCGCGCTGGTCTCGGCGAACACATTCGCCATGCTCGGCGCCAGCGCCCGCCTCGGTCGCACGCTCGACCCCGCCGACGAGGCCCCCGGATCGACGGTCGTCGTCATCAGCACAGGCGCGTGGCAGCGCTACTTTCAGGGCGACCCCGGCATTCTTGGGCGCACCATCACACTCAAGACACTCGGGCCGGAAGCAGGATTCCTGGACGGGACACCGCTGACGATCGTCGGCGTCATGCCGGCCAGCTTCGACTTTCCGATTCCGAACGCGGACTACTGGGCGCCCATCCCCGAAGGCTCGCCGGCCCGGAAGTGGCCCGGCGGAGGCGTCATGGCCAAGCTGCAGGAGGGGATAACGCTGGCCGTTGCGGTCGACGAAGCCAATGCCATCGGCGACGGCCTCCGCCCCAAGCCGACGTCGGGACCGATGTCGAGAGCGCTACCGACCGGTGAACGGCGCTTTACGGTGGAAGGTGTCAAGGAGCAGGTCGTCGCCTCGAGCCGTCCTGCGCTTCGCGTGATCGCGATCGCCGTCACTGCGGTACTGCTCATCGTGTGCGCGAACGTCGCCGGCCTGTTGCTCGCCCGCGGTACCGCACGCCAGCGCGAAGTGGCGGTTCGCCTGGCCATTGGCGCCGGTCGTGGGCGCATCCTCCGGCAATTCCTGACCGAGAGCATGGTGCTGGCTGTAATCGGCGGCGTGCTCGGTGCCATCATGGCGGTGGGCTTCATCGACCTGCTCCGCGAGTTCGCCTCACCGCACGCGCAAGGCGTGTTTCAACTGTCGTTTGGCGGCGCCATGTTGCCACGGCTGCACGAGGTCGGGGTTGACCTCGGTCTCCTGGCGTTGGCAATGAGCCTGGCGATGGCTACCGCGCTGATGGTTGGCGTTCTGCCAGCCTTCAGGATGTCGCGCGTCGATCACGCGCAGGTCATGAACTACCGGGGCGCCGGCGGGCAAGGCGGTGCCCGTCGCGGCGACACGCGGGCCCGCAGCGCACTGGTTGTCGCCCAACTGGCGTTGGCCACGATGCTGCTCGTTGGCGCCGGCTTGTTAATCAATTCCTTCTCCCGGCTGGCGCGCGTGGACCCTGGCTGGAATGCGTCGGGGCTGCTCACCTTTTATCTGGTGATGCCGCAAGACTATTCGACCGCGCGCAAGGCGGCGTTGATCGATGCCCTGCTCACGGAACTCCGCCGCCAGCCCGACGCACAAGGTGTCGGCTATACCTATGCCGGGCCATTGCTGGGGATCGTCGATCGGCTCGGCGTGTTCGTGCCGGCGGGTCGCACGCCGGACGAGATGCGCGACAGCCCCGACAACCCGCAGATCCGCGCTGTCAGCTATGACTACCTGCAGACGGTAGGTGCTCGCCTGGTGTCGGGGCGCTGGTTCGCCCCGAGCGACGATGCCGGTGCGCCGCCGGTGATCATCGTCAACCGCACAGTCGTGCGGCGATTGTTCAACAACGAAGACCCGGTTGGTCGCCTCGTGCACCTGGACGGGCGTATGGACTTTCCGCCCCAGCAGATCATCGGCGTCGTGGAGGACATGCGGCAGTCACGTCTCGACGCGGAACCGGCACCGCAGATGTTCGTTGACTATCGACAGATGCTGGCCCTGACGCAGGCCCGCAAGATGCCGACGGCTGGGCAGGAACGCCTGGCGTTTGGCTTTCTGTCCTTCTTTGTGCGCACCGATCGTGATCCGGCCACGCTAATGCCGGCGGTGCGGTCGGTGGTCAATCGCGTGGATTCGGCGGCGGGCATCGATGCGATGCTGCCCATGGAGCAGTTGGTTGCGTCGTCGCTCACCCGGCAGCGTTTCTATGCCCTGCTACTCGGTCTGTTCGCCCTGGTCGCAACAGTCATTGCGGCGATTGGTATCTACGGCGTCCTAACCTATGCGGTCGGTCAACGCACACAGGAGATTGGTATTCGGATGGCGCTCGGCGCTGAGCGCGGCGCCGTGCTGAGGATGGTGCTCCGGCACGGCGTCGTGCTGGCGACGGTCGGCATCGGGCTCGGTCTCTCCGGCGCGGTCGCGCTGACGAGCTACCTATCGGGGATGCTGTACGACCTCACCCCGCTCGATCTGCCCACCTACGTAGCGGTCGCGGCCCTGTTCACAATGGTCGCCGTGGTGGCCTCGTATCTCCCTGCGCGCCGGGCTACCCAAGTCGACCCGGTAGTCGCATTGAGACACGACTAG
- a CDS encoding BlaI/MecI/CopY family transcriptional regulator: protein MTKQARLVLTKRERQILDVLYRVGRATVSEVQDAIGIGGNSTVRAQLRVLERKGHVRHIEQGLRYIYTPTVPRHQARVTAMKHVVETFFQGSSTRALATLLAIEDAELSDDVRQALAESVHRALAFGK from the coding sequence ATGACAAAGCAGGCGCGACTGGTTCTAACGAAGCGAGAAAGACAGATCCTGGACGTGCTCTACCGCGTCGGCCGCGCGACCGTCTCTGAGGTGCAGGATGCGATTGGGATTGGAGGCAACTCAACGGTCCGCGCGCAGTTGCGGGTGCTGGAGCGCAAGGGACACGTCCGACACATTGAGCAAGGCCTCCGCTACATCTATACGCCCACAGTGCCACGGCACCAGGCGCGCGTGACAGCGATGAAGCATGTTGTGGAGACGTTCTTCCAAGGTTCATCCACCAGGGCATTGGCTACGCTGCTCGCGATCGAGGACGCCGAGCTGTCCGACGACGTACGCCAGGCGCTCGCCGAATCGGTCCATCGTGCTCTCGCTTTCGGCAAATGA
- a CDS encoding tetratricopeptide repeat protein: MILAAAIAGCASSRRREPTAVQPQFDRVEALVSTGCYACLAEAVQLYARGPSGSRMHERAIRQRQLALTLMAFRERELALPNSGADRAVIAIPWASPLPLDVFAMVLRQLDDRDKPIDTDSPAPADATTTALTQLLTKPATRNVAVAYALAITCPRPASSDIPASSDWWVQIRRANLSLRYAELTCSTAAAADDASVFIERDPRFAEVHYQSGLAALYHGQLISAHEQFALAWKGLPHSAVVTLSLANTSLALSRFEEALHLFTAPHGLNGQPSALLGQAKALTYLGRHVEAVTILSSLIERSAPSPGENYYWRAWNLLSMSQSQAAHKDALEALRFWPSSHVERLAGLTARALAQYNEARVHFTQALALDPGDCESRSYLAQMDAKDNMLRKALDGLDASASCFNRAIADQEAALLAGVVKAQAGEILRLEQWQASSLYGAAIVAKVLGQRELALGYARRLLGDPRLGGLARDFILDIDVPATTGDPSILSVGIARPPSS; encoded by the coding sequence TTGATTCTTGCCGCGGCTATCGCGGGATGCGCGAGTTCGCGTCGACGTGAGCCGACGGCGGTTCAGCCGCAGTTCGACCGGGTCGAAGCCTTGGTGTCGACCGGCTGCTACGCATGCTTGGCTGAGGCGGTGCAGCTCTATGCGCGCGGGCCGTCTGGGTCACGTATGCACGAGCGAGCCATCAGGCAGCGGCAACTGGCCCTGACGTTAATGGCATTTCGTGAGAGGGAGTTGGCACTTCCCAACTCCGGGGCGGACCGCGCCGTCATCGCGATTCCCTGGGCATCGCCACTACCTTTGGACGTATTCGCCATGGTCCTCCGTCAGCTGGACGACCGGGATAAGCCGATCGATACAGATTCTCCGGCGCCGGCCGATGCCACCACCACTGCGTTGACCCAGCTCCTGACGAAGCCGGCCACGCGGAATGTCGCGGTGGCGTACGCGTTGGCGATTACCTGCCCAAGGCCGGCATCCAGCGACATACCAGCCTCCTCCGATTGGTGGGTGCAGATCCGACGGGCCAACCTGTCCCTGCGCTATGCGGAGCTAACTTGCTCAACCGCAGCGGCGGCCGACGACGCTAGCGTCTTTATCGAGAGGGATCCAAGATTTGCGGAAGTTCACTATCAATCTGGTCTGGCGGCTCTGTACCATGGCCAGCTCATCTCGGCACATGAACAATTCGCCCTGGCCTGGAAGGGGCTGCCACACAGCGCCGTTGTGACCCTCTCGTTGGCAAATACCAGCCTTGCCTTGTCTAGGTTTGAGGAAGCCCTTCACCTCTTCACGGCCCCGCATGGTCTGAACGGCCAGCCGTCGGCACTGCTAGGCCAGGCGAAAGCATTGACCTATCTGGGCCGCCACGTCGAGGCCGTCACAATCCTCAGCTCCTTGATAGAACGCAGTGCGCCGAGTCCCGGCGAGAATTACTACTGGCGGGCCTGGAATCTGCTCAGCATGTCGCAGAGTCAGGCCGCGCACAAGGACGCTCTCGAAGCACTTAGATTCTGGCCGTCATCGCACGTCGAGCGGCTTGCGGGACTGACGGCGCGCGCGCTCGCACAATACAATGAGGCGCGCGTCCACTTTACCCAAGCCCTCGCGCTGGACCCCGGTGACTGTGAGTCGCGGTCGTACTTGGCGCAAATGGACGCCAAGGACAATATGTTGCGCAAAGCCCTCGATGGACTCGACGCGTCGGCGTCGTGTTTCAATCGGGCGATTGCGGACCAGGAGGCGGCACTGCTGGCTGGAGTCGTCAAGGCTCAGGCCGGCGAGATCTTGCGGCTCGAGCAATGGCAGGCGTCGTCGCTGTACGGCGCGGCGATCGTAGCGAAGGTTCTTGGCCAGCGCGAGCTTGCGTTGGGTTATGCGAGGCGCCTTCTCGGTGATCCCAGGCTTGGGGGGCTCGCACGAGACTTCATTCTGGACATCGATGTCCCAGCGACAACGGGCGACCCGAGTATTTTGAGCGTCGGCATCGCAAGACCACCATCATCGTGA
- a CDS encoding ABC transporter permease, translating to MLNDWWCRCRSLFRRDAVERELDEEIRSHFENLVEAHIRRGLTRDEAVRASRIEFGGFDQVKEAHRDVRGTAFIEAIVCDVRYAIRQGRKSPGVTALAILCLGLGIGVNTAIFGVLNAVLLRPMPVTEPDRLLRVERGQGGAFSYRAYQAYRDRAQTLSGIAASVPMESDLDVDGDSDIAVAEVVSANYGDIIGMRLLAGRWFSDDHELGAVISDSVWERKFQRRLDAIGRTIRSESQTYTIVGVTAPDFGGVFAPMRTDLWVPTQTRPRLAARLAEDRPFNMLMMFGRLSPGATAGQANAELNAIDAQLRTERFASDPAPSPIVTTVVRGQPNSPGRATAASLMTLLGAVVGLVLLIACANVGHLLLARGALRRRELVMRRALGASRARLVQQLLTEAVMLAGAGAITGILLATWANRLLQATFPPSVAVFALHVDLSLDWRALVFTSAVTVVAAALCGVLPAWRASDVAVSFPRDVRGGRLRRLPWGLVGQVVMSLVLLFVAGSFLQGLAQLRSSDPGFAVTGRLYAHTALPPASSDLDRRRHFYADALERLRAIPGIEAAALTSILPLIPAGSDCLSSPGGAKVATTASEIGAGYLRTLGIRLVAGEEFEIDGPQGAATPIIVNESLARTVWPGRSPVGQPVLIGCDSSESAVVSGVAGDSAIRQMGELPKPHLYRPLMRRPGGTFTTIVLVTSGDPAALTQPVRRALLGMGQGIRVYDVQPLAVPVGESRAAESWLTSVLAVFGLLALVLAAVGLCGTIAYRVSLRTQEIGVRMALGASRAAVFREVMGQGLMIVLAGVGIGEVLTAALTGMAASTLEGIARPGFLLHVAVGTIWIVVALVACYLPSARAARVDPLIALRHD from the coding sequence GTGCTCAACGATTGGTGGTGCCGATGCCGTTCCCTCTTCCGGCGAGACGCTGTCGAGCGCGAGCTGGATGAAGAGATTCGCAGCCACTTCGAGAACCTCGTAGAGGCCCATATCCGCCGGGGGCTGACACGAGATGAAGCCGTCCGAGCATCCCGGATTGAGTTCGGCGGGTTCGATCAGGTGAAGGAGGCGCACCGCGACGTGCGGGGAACCGCCTTCATCGAAGCCATCGTGTGCGACGTCCGGTACGCAATCCGGCAGGGGAGGAAGTCGCCAGGCGTCACTGCGCTGGCCATCCTCTGTCTCGGCCTCGGGATTGGGGTCAACACCGCGATATTCGGCGTGCTGAACGCCGTGTTGCTCCGGCCGATGCCGGTGACTGAACCCGACCGGTTGCTGCGGGTCGAGCGTGGCCAAGGCGGGGCATTCTCCTATCGCGCTTACCAGGCGTATCGCGATCGAGCGCAAACTCTCTCGGGCATCGCCGCCAGCGTGCCGATGGAATCAGATTTGGACGTCGATGGCGACAGCGACATCGCAGTTGCGGAAGTAGTCTCAGCTAATTATGGCGACATCATTGGCATGCGGCTGTTAGCTGGCCGGTGGTTTAGCGATGACCACGAGCTCGGAGCCGTGATCAGCGACTCGGTCTGGGAGCGCAAGTTTCAGCGCCGACTGGACGCCATCGGTCGGACCATTCGGTCCGAGTCACAGACCTACACGATCGTCGGGGTGACCGCGCCAGACTTTGGGGGCGTCTTCGCGCCGATGCGGACCGACCTCTGGGTGCCCACGCAAACGCGCCCGCGGCTGGCCGCACGGCTGGCCGAGGACCGACCCTTCAACATGCTGATGATGTTCGGAAGGCTGAGTCCTGGGGCGACTGCCGGTCAGGCAAATGCTGAACTGAATGCGATCGACGCGCAACTCCGCACGGAACGATTCGCATCGGATCCAGCGCCGTCGCCAATCGTCACCACGGTGGTTCGCGGGCAACCAAATAGCCCCGGCCGGGCCACGGCAGCGTCGCTGATGACGCTACTGGGAGCTGTCGTGGGGCTGGTTCTGCTGATCGCGTGCGCCAACGTGGGCCACCTCCTGTTGGCGCGCGGTGCGCTCCGCCGACGCGAGTTGGTCATGCGACGCGCGCTGGGCGCCTCCAGGGCGCGCTTGGTGCAGCAGTTGCTGACGGAGGCCGTCATGCTGGCAGGGGCCGGTGCCATTACCGGCATCTTACTCGCCACCTGGGCAAATAGGCTGCTGCAGGCGACATTCCCGCCGTCCGTTGCGGTGTTCGCGCTCCACGTTGATCTGTCTCTGGATTGGCGAGCACTGGTCTTCACGTCGGCGGTGACGGTGGTGGCAGCGGCTTTATGCGGTGTTTTGCCAGCGTGGCGCGCATCGGACGTTGCCGTCTCGTTTCCGCGCGATGTGCGTGGCGGTCGTCTCCGGCGCCTACCATGGGGGTTAGTAGGTCAGGTCGTTATGTCGCTCGTCCTGCTCTTTGTTGCTGGCAGCTTCTTGCAAGGTCTGGCACAACTGCGGAGTAGCGATCCTGGATTCGCGGTCACCGGCCGCCTCTACGCGCACACCGCACTCCCTCCGGCATCCTCCGATCTCGATCGACGTCGGCATTTCTACGCCGACGCTCTGGAGCGTCTGCGTGCGATCCCAGGTATTGAGGCCGCCGCCCTGACATCGATTCTGCCGCTGATACCGGCAGGATCGGACTGTTTGTCGTCGCCTGGCGGAGCGAAGGTCGCGACCACTGCCAGCGAGATCGGCGCCGGCTACCTTAGGACGCTCGGCATCCGCTTGGTGGCAGGGGAGGAGTTCGAGATTGATGGACCTCAAGGCGCTGCTACGCCAATCATCGTCAACGAGAGTCTCGCCCGAACCGTGTGGCCGGGCCGCTCGCCGGTGGGTCAGCCTGTCTTGATCGGATGCGACTCGTCAGAGTCCGCCGTAGTCTCCGGCGTCGCCGGAGATTCCGCGATTCGGCAGATGGGTGAATTACCAAAACCGCACCTCTATCGTCCCCTCATGCGACGGCCCGGCGGCACGTTCACGACCATTGTCTTGGTCACGAGCGGTGACCCAGCGGCATTAACGCAGCCGGTGCGACGAGCGCTTCTCGGCATGGGTCAAGGAATCCGGGTCTACGACGTGCAGCCGCTCGCGGTTCCAGTCGGCGAGTCACGCGCAGCTGAGAGCTGGCTGACCTCGGTGCTAGCGGTCTTTGGGCTTCTGGCGCTGGTATTGGCCGCGGTGGGCTTATGCGGGACGATCGCCTATCGTGTGAGCCTTCGCACACAGGAGATCGGTGTGCGGATGGCACTGGGGGCCAGCCGGGCCGCCGTCTTCCGGGAGGTCATGGGCCAGGGGCTCATGATCGTACTGGCCGGTGTTGGGATCGGTGAAGTCTTGACAGCAGCACTAACTGGTATGGCGGCTTCGACCCTAGAGGGAATTGCACGACCGGGGTTCTTGCTGCACGTAGCCGTGGGCACTATCTGGATCGTGGTGGCGTTGGTCGCCTGCTATCTACCCTCGGCCAGGGCGGCCCGCGTGGACCCGTTGATAGCGTTGCGCCACGACTGA
- a CDS encoding sigma-70 family RNA polymerase sigma factor — MEHLRTMGLLDSDGTPFHPRLERVLTQLAARLRREFPALHDEVTVTEVIEEAGRRISRREQRAGPVEKLHGYAWVVIRSVATSQLRLGSTRVMQKTLDSEASSARLAAAPCRTGTAEDIERQVLLRELLAKLSREERLICLWKQAGFSSQEIANHRQRSVVSVDTIFSRAKQKIRRVLGAADRATEKPFDIPPEDGCREP; from the coding sequence ATGGAGCACCTACGAACGATGGGGCTGCTCGATAGCGATGGAACACCGTTCCACCCGCGACTTGAGCGAGTGCTCACCCAGTTGGCCGCCCGACTCCGCCGGGAATTTCCGGCACTGCATGACGAAGTGACGGTTACCGAAGTGATAGAAGAAGCAGGGCGTCGAATCAGTAGGCGCGAGCAGCGAGCCGGTCCGGTCGAGAAGCTTCACGGCTACGCTTGGGTCGTGATCCGTAGCGTGGCGACATCACAGCTTCGGCTCGGCTCTACCCGAGTAATGCAGAAGACTCTTGACTCGGAGGCGAGCTCAGCGAGGCTGGCGGCCGCACCCTGCAGGACGGGAACAGCGGAGGATATCGAACGGCAAGTATTGCTCCGTGAGCTGTTGGCGAAGCTGTCACGTGAAGAACGGCTGATTTGCTTGTGGAAGCAGGCCGGCTTTTCAAGCCAGGAGATTGCCAATCACCGGCAACGATCGGTGGTCTCGGTGGATACGATATTCTCTCGGGCGAAACAGAAGATCCGGCGCGTTCTCGGCGCCGCGGACCGCGCCACCGAGAAGCCCTTCGACATCCCACCTGAGGATGGGTGTAGAGAACCGTAA
- a CDS encoding TrbC/VirB2 family protein, translating into MPDGVQSVTGRSWGKVVVGFEVNDMPDRIHRVSRSSRESTVVTQTISSAKFREDSSNTRPRRWSIASILEAFITVVLLLPAVAFAQQSPWERAASNLEFTFTGPLARSLALVAIVIGGLMFMFGEGGAKRQISGIVFGGGLALFAAQFMTWLF; encoded by the coding sequence GTGCCCGATGGCGTTCAATCGGTTACGGGACGATCTTGGGGAAAGGTCGTCGTCGGATTCGAGGTGAACGACATGCCAGATCGCATCCATCGTGTTTCTCGATCCAGTCGAGAATCTACCGTCGTCACACAGACGATTTCAAGCGCAAAGTTTCGGGAAGACTCGTCGAACACGCGGCCACGACGCTGGTCGATCGCGTCAATCCTTGAAGCCTTCATTACGGTTGTGCTTCTGCTGCCAGCCGTCGCGTTTGCGCAGCAGTCACCTTGGGAGCGGGCCGCCAGCAATCTCGAGTTCACGTTCACCGGGCCGCTCGCGCGGTCGCTCGCCCTAGTAGCCATCGTGATCGGTGGCCTCATGTTCATGTTTGGCGAAGGTGGGGCCAAGCGACAGATCTCCGGGATCGTATTCGGTGGCGGACTGGCTCTGTTCGCAGCCCAGTTCATGACGTGGTTGTTCTGA
- a CDS encoding VirB3 family type IV secretion system protein — translation MTTNALQTARPSVRVTYKGLHRRLTIWGVERRLFFLAMLLGAATFNLFYSFLAGLLMFVALYGFSLWATDRDPEMLRILLSSSKARRRFDPLKHQPAEVRMSR, via the coding sequence ATGACAACCAACGCACTTCAAACGGCGCGACCGTCCGTCCGAGTCACTTACAAGGGGCTCCATCGGCGGCTCACCATCTGGGGCGTCGAACGTCGGCTGTTCTTTCTGGCGATGCTCCTGGGCGCCGCAACGTTCAACCTGTTCTATTCGTTCCTGGCCGGGCTGCTGATGTTCGTCGCCCTCTATGGCTTTTCTCTGTGGGCCACTGACCGGGACCCCGAGATGCTTCGCATCCTCCTGTCTTCGTCGAAGGCACGGAGGCGGTTCGATCCACTGAAGCACCAGCCTGCCGAGGTGAGGATGAGCCGATGA